The following proteins are co-located in the Streptomyces bottropensis ATCC 25435 genome:
- the cobO gene encoding cob(I)yrinic acid a,c-diamide adenosyltransferase, with product MPQGQPSVVPDDGLTTRQRRNRPLVFVHTGIGKGKSTAAFGLALRAWNQGWPIGVFQFVKSAKWKVGEENALRVLGASGEGGSVDWHKMGEGWSWVQRDGQMDNEDKAREGWEQVKRDLAAETYKLYVLDEFAYPLHWGWIDTDEVIEVLRDRPGTQHVVITGRNAPDKLVDFADLVTDMSKVKHPMDAGQKGQRGIEW from the coding sequence ATGCCGCAGGGACAGCCGAGTGTCGTACCGGACGACGGACTGACGACACGTCAGCGCCGGAACCGTCCACTGGTGTTCGTGCACACGGGCATAGGCAAGGGCAAGTCCACCGCCGCGTTCGGGCTGGCGCTGCGCGCCTGGAACCAGGGGTGGCCGATCGGGGTGTTCCAGTTCGTCAAGTCGGCGAAGTGGAAGGTCGGCGAGGAGAACGCGCTGCGGGTGCTCGGGGCGTCCGGTGAGGGCGGGTCCGTGGACTGGCACAAGATGGGCGAGGGCTGGTCCTGGGTGCAGCGGGATGGGCAGATGGACAACGAGGACAAGGCCCGTGAGGGCTGGGAGCAGGTCAAGCGGGACCTCGCGGCCGAGACGTACAAGCTCTACGTGCTGGACGAGTTCGCGTACCCGCTGCACTGGGGGTGGATCGACACCGACGAGGTGATCGAGGTGCTGCGGGACCGGCCCGGGACCCAGCATGTCGTCATCACCGGGCGGAACGCGCCGGACAAGCTCGTCGACTTCGCGGACCTGGTGACCGACATGTCGAAGGTCAAGCACCCCATGGACGCGGGCCAGAAGGGCCAGCGGGGCATCGAGTGGTGA
- a CDS encoding cobyric acid synthase yields MSGGLLVAGTTSDAGKSVVTAGICRWLVRQGVKVAPFKAQNMSLNSFVTKEGAEIGRAQAMQAQACRVEPTALMNPVLLKPGGERSSQVVLLGKPVGEMSARGYHGGRQQRLLGTVLDCLAELRGTYDAVICEGAGSPAEINLRRTDIVNMGIARNAGLPVLVVGDIDRGGVFASFFGTVALLSPEDQALVAGFLVNKFRGDVLLLEPGLDMLHGLTGRRTYGVLPFRHGLGIDEEDGLRVSLRGTVRESNVAPPVGEDVLRVAVCAVPLMSNFTDVDALAAEPGVVVRFVDRAEELADADLVVVPGTRGTVRALEWLRERGLADALARRAAEGRPVLGICGGFQVLGEHIEDDVESRRGHVDALGLLPVRVRFAPEKTLTRPVGEALGERVEGYEIHHGVADVLGGEPFLDGCRVGQIWGTHWHGSLESDGFRRAFLREVAAASGRRFVPAADTSFAALREEQLDRLGDLIEEHADTDALWRLIESGAPKGLPFVPPGAPGTPGASG; encoded by the coding sequence ATGAGTGGCGGGTTGCTGGTCGCCGGGACCACCTCCGATGCCGGGAAGAGCGTGGTGACCGCCGGGATCTGCCGGTGGCTGGTGCGGCAGGGGGTCAAGGTCGCGCCCTTCAAGGCGCAGAACATGTCGCTCAACTCCTTCGTGACGAAGGAGGGCGCCGAGATCGGGCGGGCGCAGGCCATGCAGGCCCAGGCCTGCCGGGTGGAGCCGACCGCGCTCATGAACCCCGTCCTGCTGAAGCCCGGTGGCGAGCGCAGCAGTCAGGTGGTGCTGCTCGGGAAGCCCGTGGGCGAGATGAGTGCGCGCGGGTACCACGGGGGACGGCAACAGCGGCTGCTCGGGACCGTGTTGGACTGTCTCGCCGAGTTGCGGGGCACGTATGACGCGGTGATCTGTGAGGGGGCCGGTTCCCCCGCCGAGATCAATCTCCGGCGGACCGACATCGTCAACATGGGGATCGCCCGGAACGCCGGGCTCCCCGTGCTCGTCGTCGGCGACATCGACCGCGGTGGGGTCTTCGCGTCCTTCTTCGGGACCGTGGCGCTGCTCTCGCCCGAGGACCAGGCACTCGTCGCCGGGTTCCTCGTCAACAAGTTCCGGGGCGACGTCTTGCTGCTGGAGCCGGGGCTCGACATGCTGCACGGGCTGACCGGGAGGCGGACCTACGGCGTGCTGCCGTTCCGGCACGGGCTCGGGATCGACGAGGAGGACGGGCTGCGGGTGTCGCTGCGCGGGACGGTCCGCGAGTCGAACGTGGCACCGCCCGTCGGGGAGGACGTCCTGCGGGTCGCCGTGTGCGCGGTGCCGCTGATGTCCAACTTCACCGACGTGGACGCCCTCGCCGCCGAACCCGGTGTCGTCGTGCGGTTCGTGGACCGGGCCGAGGAACTGGCCGACGCGGACCTCGTCGTGGTGCCGGGGACCCGGGGGACGGTACGGGCGCTGGAGTGGCTGCGGGAGCGGGGCCTGGCCGACGCCCTCGCGCGGCGCGCCGCCGAGGGGCGGCCGGTGCTCGGCATCTGCGGCGGTTTCCAAGTCCTCGGGGAGCACATCGAGGACGACGTCGAGAGCCGGCGGGGGCACGTCGACGCGCTCGGACTTCTCCCCGTCCGCGTACGGTTCGCCCCGGAGAAGACACTCACCCGCCCCGTCGGGGAGGCCCTCGGGGAGCGGGTCGAGGGGTACGAGATCCACCACGGGGTCGCCGACGTACTGGGCGGGGAGCCCTTCCTGGACGGGTGTCGGGTCGGGCAGATCTGGGGCACGCACTGGCACGGTTCGCTGGAGTCGGACGGTTTCCGGCGGGCCTTTCTGCGGGAGGTGGCGGCGGCCTCCGGGCGCCGTTTCGTACCGGCCGCCGACACGTCGTTCGCCGCGCTGCGCGAGGAGCAGCTGGACCGGCTCGGCGACCTGATCGAGGAACACGCGGACACGGACGCGCTGTGGCGGCTCATCGAGTCGGGCGCGCCGAAGGGTCTGCCGTTCGTGCCGCCGGGGGCTCCCGGAACGCCGGGAGCGTCCGGATGA
- a CDS encoding cobalamin biosynthesis protein codes for MRADRVFAYGAAAGLLGDLLFGDPRRGHPVAAFGRAAGAVERVLWRDHRGWGALHTAVCAGGAVALGAAASAAVRPSRIASVGLTAAATWAVVGGTSLGREARTIARFLDAGDVEGARGRLPHLCGRDPQALDPDGIARAVVESVAENTSDAVVGALVWGAVGGVPGLVGFRAVNTLDAMVGHRSRRYRRYGWASARLDDVAGWPGARLTALLATAAGGDPRGAVRAWRADAGRHPSPNAGPVEASFAGALGVRLGGTLSYGGRVEHRPVLNGEGRAVGVGDIERAVRLSRRVSWLALGVGAGAAMVRGRVAGRPARRARSQG; via the coding sequence GTGCGTGCCGATCGCGTCTTCGCGTACGGCGCCGCCGCCGGGCTCCTCGGCGATCTGCTGTTCGGCGATCCGCGCCGCGGGCATCCGGTCGCGGCGTTCGGGCGGGCCGCCGGCGCGGTGGAGCGGGTGCTGTGGCGGGACCACCGGGGGTGGGGCGCGCTGCACACCGCGGTGTGCGCCGGCGGCGCCGTCGCGCTGGGGGCCGCGGCCTCGGCCGCCGTACGGCCGTCGCGGATCGCGTCCGTCGGACTGACCGCCGCCGCCACCTGGGCCGTCGTCGGGGGGACCTCGCTCGGGCGGGAGGCGCGGACGATCGCGCGGTTCCTCGACGCCGGCGATGTCGAGGGCGCGCGGGGCCGGTTGCCCCATCTGTGCGGACGGGATCCGCAGGCGCTCGACCCGGACGGGATCGCGCGGGCGGTCGTGGAGTCCGTCGCCGAGAACACGTCCGACGCGGTGGTGGGGGCGCTCGTGTGGGGGGCCGTCGGCGGGGTGCCCGGGCTCGTGGGGTTCCGGGCCGTGAACACCTTGGACGCCATGGTCGGACACCGGTCGCGGCGCTACCGGCGCTACGGGTGGGCCTCCGCGCGGCTGGACGACGTGGCGGGGTGGCCGGGGGCCCGGCTGACCGCCTTGCTGGCCACCGCCGCCGGTGGGGACCCCCGGGGGGCGGTGCGGGCGTGGCGGGCGGACGCGGGCAGGCATCCGAGTCCCAACGCGGGGCCCGTGGAGGCGTCGTTCGCGGGGGCGCTCGGAGTGCGGTTGGGGGGCACGTTGTCGTACGGGGGGCGGGTCGAGCACCGGCCCGTGCTCAATGGGGAGGGGCGGGCCGTCGGCGTCGGGGACATCGAACGGGCCGTCCGGCTGTCCCGCAGGGTGAGTTGGCTCGCCCTGGGGGTCGGCGCGGGTGCGGCGATGGTGCGGGGGCGGGTCGCGGGGCGGCCGGCACGGCGGGCGAGGAGTCAGGGATGA
- a CDS encoding putative cobaltochelatase has product MSVPFPFTAVVGQDDLRLALLLNAVSPAVGGVLVRGEKGTAKSTAVRALAALLPEVEVVAGCRFSCDPAKPDPACPDGPHEPASQTRPARMVELPVGASEDRLVGALDIERALSEGVKAFEPGLLADAHRGILYVDEVNLLHDHLVDLLLDAAAMGASYVEREGVSVRHAARFLLVGTMNPEEGELRPQLLDRFGLTVEVAASREPDQRVEVVRRRLAYDDDPAAFTARWADQEADVRQRVVAARELLPSVLLGDGVLRQIAATCAAFEVDGMRADIVMARTATALAAWAGRTEVLAEDVRQAALLALPHRRRRNPFDAPGLDEDKLDETLEEFAEPPRDPQDPQEPEEPQDPHSPQDEDPDPDGPGGGGQPPSSGPDGPQGGDGAARPENGEGVPAQAPAAGEQSAVRAAEPFRTKVLSVPGLGEGSAGRRSRARTEHGRTTGARRPRGTLTKLHLAATVRAAAPHQRTRGRSGPGLVVRRDDLRQATREGREGNLVLFVVDASGSMAARQRMSAVKGAVLSLLLDAYQRRDKVGLVTFRGSAAEVALPPTSSVDAAATRLESLPTGGRTPLAAGLLKAHDVLRVERLRDPARRPLVVVVTDGRATGGPEPVALAERAARLFAAEGTASVVVDCESGHVRLGLAGRLAGELGGTAVTLDELRADSIAGLVRDVRGTQKPQGTQRTQGTQGTQKAPRRAA; this is encoded by the coding sequence GTGAGTGTTCCGTTTCCGTTCACGGCCGTCGTCGGCCAGGACGACCTGCGCCTCGCGCTGCTGCTGAACGCGGTGTCGCCGGCGGTCGGCGGTGTGCTGGTGCGCGGTGAGAAGGGGACCGCGAAGAGCACCGCCGTGCGGGCGCTCGCGGCGCTGCTGCCGGAGGTCGAGGTCGTCGCCGGGTGCCGGTTCTCCTGCGATCCCGCGAAGCCGGACCCCGCGTGCCCGGACGGGCCGCATGAGCCGGCGTCTCAGACGCGGCCGGCGCGCATGGTCGAGTTGCCCGTCGGCGCCTCCGAGGACCGGCTCGTCGGCGCCCTCGACATCGAACGGGCGCTGTCCGAGGGCGTGAAGGCCTTCGAGCCGGGGCTGCTCGCCGACGCGCACCGGGGCATCCTGTACGTCGACGAGGTGAACCTGCTCCACGACCACCTCGTCGACCTGCTGCTCGACGCCGCCGCGATGGGCGCCTCGTACGTGGAGCGCGAGGGCGTCTCCGTACGGCATGCCGCGCGGTTCCTGCTGGTCGGGACGATGAACCCCGAGGAGGGCGAGCTGCGGCCGCAGTTGCTCGACCGGTTCGGGCTGACCGTGGAGGTCGCGGCCTCGCGGGAGCCGGACCAGCGGGTGGAGGTCGTCCGGCGGCGGCTCGCCTACGACGACGACCCGGCGGCCTTCACGGCCCGTTGGGCGGACCAGGAGGCCGACGTCCGGCAACGGGTGGTCGCCGCGCGGGAGTTGCTGCCGTCCGTGCTGCTGGGCGACGGGGTGCTGCGGCAGATCGCGGCGACCTGTGCGGCCTTCGAGGTGGACGGGATGCGGGCCGACATCGTGATGGCCCGCACGGCGACCGCGCTGGCCGCGTGGGCCGGGCGCACCGAGGTGCTCGCGGAGGACGTGCGGCAGGCGGCGCTGCTGGCGCTGCCGCACCGGCGGCGGCGGAACCCCTTCGACGCGCCGGGGCTCGACGAGGACAAGCTCGACGAGACCCTGGAGGAGTTCGCGGAGCCCCCGCGGGATCCGCAGGACCCTCAGGAGCCGGAGGAGCCGCAGGACCCGCACAGCCCTCAGGACGAGGATCCCGATCCGGACGGGCCCGGTGGCGGCGGACAGCCGCCCTCCTCCGGGCCCGACGGGCCGCAGGGCGGCGACGGCGCAGCGCGACCGGAGAACGGGGAGGGCGTGCCGGCTCAGGCGCCGGCCGCCGGGGAGCAGTCGGCCGTACGGGCCGCCGAGCCCTTTCGTACGAAGGTGCTGAGCGTGCCGGGGCTCGGGGAGGGTTCCGCCGGGCGGCGTTCGCGGGCACGGACGGAGCACGGGCGCACCACCGGGGCGCGCCGGCCGCGCGGCACGCTGACCAAACTGCATCTGGCGGCGACCGTGCGGGCGGCGGCGCCGCACCAGCGGACGCGGGGCCGGTCCGGGCCGGGGCTGGTGGTCCGTCGGGACGATCTGCGGCAGGCGACCCGGGAGGGGCGTGAGGGCAATCTCGTGCTGTTCGTGGTCGACGCCTCCGGGTCGATGGCGGCGCGGCAGCGGATGAGTGCCGTGAAGGGCGCGGTGCTGTCGCTGCTCCTCGACGCCTATCAGCGGCGGGACAAGGTGGGGCTGGTGACCTTCCGGGGGTCGGCGGCCGAGGTGGCGCTGCCCCCGACCTCGTCCGTGGACGCGGCGGCGACCCGGCTGGAGTCGCTGCCGACGGGCGGGCGGACGCCGCTCGCCGCAGGGCTGCTGAAGGCGCACGACGTGCTGCGGGTGGAACGGCTGCGGGACCCGGCGCGCCGGCCGCTGGTCGTGGTGGTCACCGACGGCCGGGCGACCGGCGGCCCGGAGCCCGTCGCGCTCGCGGAGCGGGCGGCACGGCTGTTCGCGGCCGAGGGGACCGCGTCCGTGGTCGTCGACTGCGAGTCGGGCCATGTCCGGCTCGGGCTCGCCGGCCGGCTCGCGGGTGAACTGGGCGGTACGGCGGTGACGTTGGACGAGTTGCGGGCGGACTCGATCGCCGGGCTGGTACGGGATGTGCGGGGCACGCAGAAACCGCAGGGAACACAGCGAACGCAGGGAACGCAGGGAACGCAGAAAGCTCCGAGGAGGGCCGCGTAG